The Deltaproteobacteria bacterium genomic interval AATGGTGGAAACTGAATTCAGCTTAGTACGCCTCAAGGACCCGAAAAAAGCTAACGCAGTTTACGCGGGAATGACGCCACTCACGGCTGAAGATATTGCCGACACAATCATGTTTGCCGCAAACAGACCCTCTCACGTCAACATAGATCAAATCGTTTTAATGCCGACTGATCAGGCCGCCGCAACACAAGTGTATCGACGACCCCAAGCATAACCACCTGAGTTGTATATCCTATTTTGAATTAGTTTGAAGTCAGTCAACATCGAATTTGGGGGCAGAGCTCAAGCTTCAGTGGGCTCAGCCGAAAACTAGGACTGGCGGATATTTTTACTAACAGCGAAACACGGAGGTTTCGCAATGAGACGGCATCCATATACCGGCTCCACAATCCTTTGGCTGATAGGCTGCCTCCTTGCCGTGGGCCTGCTTAGCGCATGTTCCGGCACATCAGGGGACGAAGAAAATCTAGAGGCTGATAAGGGTGGAGAAAGCGGAAATTTGGGCCAAGACGATGCCGCCGAGGGTAATGGCCAGGAAAACTTTGCTAACGCCGAAAGTCCTGGAGGTGATAGCGCAGAAATCAATAGCGATACGGCCGATGCTGGCGGCGAGCCCCCAGCTGCGAACGCGCTACCAGCTGAAGGTGTCAATACTGCCTCTGGTGGCAACAATGGTATGTTCGATAACTCAGGTGGGACTCAAGCGAACGCTGCGGTTCCGCTTAACGGTGCTCCTACAGCAAACGGGACTGCTCTGAACAATACGGTAGCCAACGTACCTTTAAACGCAGCTGTGAATCCATCACCCCCGGCGAATAACGCGATTCCGGCGGTGGCTGCAGTCCCAGCAAATGCAGCAGCGCTAATGCAAACTTCTCCTCCCAGTAATTCAAATCAGTTACCGTCAGCGGCAACTTCAACCTCTGGCCTAACTCCGCGACCAGACGGACGAGTCCGCTATGTCAAACAAGGGGGCATCCAGATTATGAATGCTCCAAACGGAGAACCGGTCTCTAGCTTGGAGCAGGGTGATCACCCCGTGACCTGGGAGGAAAACGGTTGGTTGAAGATGGCCGATGGAATGTATCTCCCGGTAGACGGGGTATCCCAAAAAGGTATTGGCAGACCAAAGGTTCAGCGTGGTTGGGCGCATTAACGCAAAGCTATCACAACAGATTTAAAACATGACGCGGAAGCCGATATTCGTGTACCAGGTCGACCTCGCTTCATCGCGTTGGCGATCTGTGAAGCTAACCGGAATTGATCCAAGATAATTGGTATTCTTGCGGATGATTTGAATACCAAAATGACGACTCAAGGCAATATCCACTCCGAAAAGCACGTTAGCTGTTAGGCTACCTCCCTCCGAGAAGCGCTCCCCTAGATAACGACGATGCCATCTTGTGAATCCTACTCCCAGACCAGCAAGAGGCGTAACCATAGTGGAGTTATATAAGCGCACCATAAGGTCGGTTTCTGGTCCCACCTGAGCAGCAAAATACTGCTCGGAATTAAGTTGATAATAATAATATGTAGCCTCAACACCAACGAATCGCACCCAGTAGTATCCCAGTGTCGCCTGGCCAGAAACATATTCTGCCGAAGCCCCAAATCCACCGTTGAACATCCACCTACCATTATCGTTCGTTGAACGATCGACAGGAAGCGGCTGGTCTTCGACAGATTCTTGCTCTAGCCCAATGCCCGCCTCTGATGGACTTACAACTATCTGGTCCGCCTCAGCTGGCAACTGCGGAACTTCACCATCCAGAACTGACTCTTCAGCCACCGCGATCTCATTAGTGAAAAGAGCAACTCCCAAAAATAGCGACAGTGGTAAACAGACTTTTTTCATTTTGGGCCCTAGAGCTATTTACTAAATGGCACAACTTTTTGGGCAATCCGACCAAAAATGCTTTGGCCGTGTCGATCGAACATCTCTATACCAACAGTATCGCCATATTTCATGAATGGCGTGCTCATCGCACCTGTATCAATCTTCTCGATCATGCGTTTTTCTGCCAAACACGACGATCCCCGCGCACGATCTTCATTGGATACGGTTCCACTGCCCAAGATTGTACCAGCGGTAAATGACCGCGTTTTGCAAATGTGTTCGATCAGGTCAAAGAAGGAAAAATGCATTTCAGGTCCAGCATTGGGATCGCCAAACTGAGTACCATTGTACTCGGTAATCAAGGGTAGATGTACACGCCCACCTTCCCAAGCACTTCCGAGTTCGTCAGGTGTCACTGCAACTGGTGAAAATGCTGTCGCAGGTTTCGACCCGAAGAATCCGAATCCCTTCTCAAGTTCAGCGGGAATAAGATTACGCAAAGAAACATCATTGGCGAGCATGATGAGTTTCACATGTTTAGACGCTTCGCCCTTTTTGGTACCTTGTGGGGTATCGCCCAAGACTACACAAACTTCTGACTCAAAATCTAACCCCCAATTGGGATCGGCAAGTTTGATGTCATCCGTAGCACTTAGGAGCACGCCCGAGCCACCTTGGTAGATTAAAGGATCAGTACGTAACGTCTCTGGTGGCGTCGCATGGCGAGCCTTGCGCACAAGCACCACGTGGTTGACGTATGCAGAGCCATCGATCCATTCGTAAGCCCTTGGCAACGGGGCCATGAATCTAACTGCGTCACAACGACCGGAAACTCCCTCGCCTCGCTGCAAGCTTTCGAATCGATGATGCAATTTCGGCTGAATTAACTCCCAGCGATCCAGAGCGGCCTGTAATGTGGGTGCGATATCGCCGGCATCGCCATAAACAGACAAGTCGCGGCTGACAACCACAAGCCGTCCATCGCGGCTGCCATCGTGTAAAGTTGCTAGTTTCATTTTGACTCCAGGGCTAAAAATTACAGCCCGGTGAGCCTCTTTAACGCTCGGATTTCATCCGAACTTAGTTGCCTATATTCACCGGGGCTTAGGTCTTCGGGCAGTCTCACATCACCATAGGAAACGCGAATGAGCCTAACCACTTTATGATTAAAATGCTCAAAAAGTCGCCGTACAAGCCTATTGCGTCCCTCAAACACGGTGACTGCGTACCAACTGCCGCGCGATCCACCCAGGTTTTTGCCATGTGCATACCTGAGCTCCGTCTTGCCAGTCGGGCCGTCATCGAGTTCAATCCCCCGGACTATAGCTTGTTCTTCATCAGGAGTCAGCTTGCCGGTGATCAGAACATGGTACTGACGTGGCACCTTAAATTTAGGGTGGGTCAGTTTGTTTGCCAACTCGCCATCGTTGGTGAGCAAAAGCAGGCCCTCGGTTCGGTAATCCAATCGTCCAACTGGCGCCACCAGGAAAGGTAGTTTTTTTAGACGCGGCAAATCGTAAATTGTAGTGCGTTGGAAACCGTCGTGACGGGCCGTTAGAACTTCGTCCGGTTTATTCAGCATCCAATAAACCCGAGGTGGCATTGCCGCTTCAACCAGCTTGCCATCGATTGTCAGCTGATCATTGTCCGGGTCAATCTTACGCCCAAGCTCAGTTACCAGATCGCCATTAATTGCGACGCGGCCTTCACGTATCCAGGTCTCCGCCTCCCGGCGAGAGGCTATCCCCATCTGGGACAACCACTTCTGAATTCTCATTGGCTCCATCGGCAACCCCGGCTACTGATTCATCTAGGTCAAGCTGGTCGTGACTTCCCGTAAGGGTAGCCGCCAGATCGTCCCCGTCATACTCGCCGCGCGTGTTGTCTGCAATATATTCTTCGACATCGACTAAATCGTCAGCGCTACCGCCTTCAATCCGCGCCATGGCGCCTTGGACCATCTCCCTCGATGGTTGGAACGACTCAAGTGGTGGCAAGTCTTTAATACTACTTAAATTAAAAACGGTGAGAAATTGATCCGTTGTGCCAAAAAGCATTGGGCGGCCAACAATCTCCTTGCGGCCTACACATTTGATGAGATCTCGCTCAAGCAGCGTCTTAAATATGCTACCGGCATCGACACCTCTAATAAATTCAACCTCGGCACGGGTGACAGGCTGCCGGTACGCAATAATTGCCAAAGTCTCGAGAGCAGCCCGGCTAATCGGTCGAGGGCGAGACGCGAACATGCGCTCCATGATTGCACCAGCAGACTCGGAGGTCTGAAATTGATATCCGAGCCTCTTCAAATAATGGAGACGGAAACCACCACTCCGATCCTCGTACTGGGTCACTAACTGATCCAGCGTGAGCTGAATATCCCCCTCGCCTACCGTAGGATCACCAAGAATGTCAAGTATATCTGATGCCTTAAGGGGCCTTTGCGAGGCAAATATAATAGCCTCAACCTTAGCCTCGAGGCGCATTGAGGCTAACTGTCGCTCCTTGGGTGGACTAGGCACCTGATGATCACCAGCTAGCTCATCGTCCAATGAGTCATAATGGTCGAATTCAGTTACTTCTATATTTTCAACGTCTTCCATGTGACTCATAAGTTACCACCAAGGTCTGGAGTTTGTTCCACAGAACCTACAGATGGGGGCAAGGGCAAGACCGACTCATCGCAGTCCATGCGGTACATCCACACTGGTCCCATCAGTTCGGTTTGGTATACCTGAATACGTTTCATCTTCGAAAGCTCAAGCATGGCCATCACATGGACAACGAGTTCGTCCCGAGATTGGAGCCGGTTATATATACCCTGGAATAAGGCAAACCGTGCCTGTTCGATTTCTCGCGCCAATTTTTCAATGGTGTCTTCCACCGTTATTCTGTGCAACTTTGCAGTATGCTTGGATTTTCTTCGCTCTGAGAGCCCTCTGAGCATCTGCTCGTAAAGTACGACCAACGTTGGCGCGTCACCCTGAAGTGGTGACTCTATGTGCTCGTAAAGCGGCGCTAAACGTTGCCACTCATTGTTGGGTTGGATCTCCACCCCCATCTGAGGCATCTGACTAAAGTGATCCGCTGCATTACGAAACATTTCGTACTGCAGCAGCCGCTCCTGCAGGGACTTCACAGGATCGTCTTGCTCGCCATCTGTGTCATCAGTGGCCTTTTCATCTCCCGGCAGCAACATGCGCGTCTTGATCTCAATCAAGGTCGCTGCCATCTCAATAAATTCACCCGCCTGCTGCAAATCAGCAAACTGCATGAGTCGCAGGTAGCTTAAGTACTCCTGGGTCAGCAGCAAAACATCGATAGCGAATATGTCAATTTCATGCACCCGGATCAGGTGCAACAGAAGGTCAAGCGGCCCTTCGAACTGATTGGTTTTGACGAAATACTCTGAGCTCATCGATCGCCTACAAGTCGGCTACCCAGTGGCTGCAAATGTTGGACTTTCTTCTAAACTTTACGTTATACCGTGGAGCTTACCACCGGCCAAGGAATTTCGCCGGGAAAATCCCCATAAAGATTATTGTTACAAGCACAAATCCATGGCCAATAACCCAAGTTGCACACTACTAGACGGACTGATTGACGGCACTGAGTTCGTTAAGTACCTGCCCATTGAGGCACTAAGGGGCGACGGAGCGAAGGCTTGTTTTCGTCAGGGTGTAATCGAAAAGACCTTTAGATCTAGCGGCACTACCACTCAAGATAGGTCTCTATCCCACTTCTCTGCCGTGGGATTGGCGCAGTATCAGCAACAAAGTATAAAAAGGTTTGCATTCATACTGGATCAAGTGCAGCCGTTGGATAAAAGTGAAAGCCGCCTCGGACTAAGCCTGGTACCTGATCAGGATGCGTGGCCTGAAAGTAGTCTGGCGCAGATGCTTTCGTGGATTGCTTCGATTTACGAGGTAAGGTTCGTATCCGAAGGCGAACTCACTGATGTTATTGCAGCAAATATTGGGCGGCCTTTGTGGTTGTTTGGTACGGCTTTTCACTGGGTTAACGTATTGGATAGTGGATCTCACTGCACCCTGGCCCCGGGTTCTGTAATTTTTGAGACCGGTGGCACAAAAGGGCGAACGCGAGAAGTGTCGAGAAGCCACCTCTATCAGGAGCTTTCTCACGCTTTTCGAATCAACACAGAGGCCATCGTAAGCGAGTACGGCATGAGTGAGCTCTCCTGCCAGGCATATGATTACGTGCCACATGGTCGGATCTTAGAATTAGACAATCGCAGATTCCGGTTTGCCCCAGATGTGGACGTGGCTGTGCTAGGGCGGCCTGGTGCGGCATATCGCAAGGGTCGCGGCGCCTTGATGGTTCGCGACCCAGCTCGGACTGATTACCCCTGGTACTTCCGCACCGAGGACCTAGTGGAGCTCGAAAACGGTGCCTTTCGGTTACTTGGGCGGGCACCCAAAGCCGCCCTAAAGGGATGCTCCCTTGGAGCTGAAAGGGCGCTGGTACCGGTTACCAGGGACAGCAATTCACATGACTTTCCCCTCGTCAGCAACGATCACAAGGCGCCACTGGCCGCCGGGCATCTCTCGGCAGGTCGGATCGCCGCATTGAGCGGCCATTTAAGAGACTTCTGCAGTGACAGGGAAGTCATCGCGGCACTTTCTGAGGAGCTAGGCTCTTCCCAAGCAGCGACGATTGCCCTTCAAGATCTTACGGATGGCATGCCTGGGGATTTTGATGGATGGGTCAAGGCCGTGACGGTGGCTTTAGGAAACTTAGCTGGCACATTGCAAAAATGGCTCGTGATCCTTCCGGAAAATCACTCTTTGGTTGGTCTATACCCTCTCA includes:
- a CDS encoding 2-keto-4-pentenoate hydratase, whose protein sequence is MKLATLHDGSRDGRLVVVSRDLSVYGDAGDIAPTLQAALDRWELIQPKLHHRFESLQRGEGVSGRCDAVRFMAPLPRAYEWIDGSAYVNHVVLVRKARHATPPETLRTDPLIYQGGSGVLLSATDDIKLADPNWGLDFESEVCVVLGDTPQGTKKGEASKHVKLIMLANDVSLRNLIPAELEKGFGFFGSKPATAFSPVAVTPDELGSAWEGGRVHLPLITEYNGTQFGDPNAGPEMHFSFFDLIEHICKTRSFTAGTILGSGTVSNEDRARGSSCLAEKRMIEKIDTGAMSTPFMKYGDTVGIEMFDRHGQSIFGRIAQKVVPFSK
- the scpB gene encoding SMC-Scp complex subunit ScpB, with protein sequence MSHMEDVENIEVTEFDHYDSLDDELAGDHQVPSPPKERQLASMRLEAKVEAIIFASQRPLKASDILDILGDPTVGEGDIQLTLDQLVTQYEDRSGGFRLHYLKRLGYQFQTSESAGAIMERMFASRPRPISRAALETLAIIAYRQPVTRAEVEFIRGVDAGSIFKTLLERDLIKCVGRKEIVGRPMLFGTTDQFLTVFNLSSIKDLPPLESFQPSREMVQGAMARIEGGSADDLVDVEEYIADNTRGEYDGDDLAATLTGSHDQLDLDESVAGVADGANENSEVVVPDGDSLSPGGGDLDT
- a CDS encoding rRNA pseudouridine synthase, which gives rise to MEPMRIQKWLSQMGIASRREAETWIREGRVAINGDLVTELGRKIDPDNDQLTIDGKLVEAAMPPRVYWMLNKPDEVLTARHDGFQRTTIYDLPRLKKLPFLVAPVGRLDYRTEGLLLLTNDGELANKLTHPKFKVPRQYHVLITGKLTPDEEQAIVRGIELDDGPTGKTELRYAHGKNLGGSRGSWYAVTVFEGRNRLVRRLFEHFNHKVVRLIRVSYGDVRLPEDLSPGEYRQLSSDEIRALKRLTGL